In Alteromonas sp. RKMC-009, the genomic stretch TTGATGTTGCTTATTTAATTGTTACTCAATAATTCCGTAGATTGCTTGTGTGCCGTCTTCATTGAGTCTGGTGAAGTTGTTTATACGGTATTTGTCAGAATTTGGGAGCAATACGGTTTTGCCTTTTATAAATAAAGCTTCTGCGATTTGCTGATTCAGTTTAGCCTCATCAAATTCATAGGGCACGGTAATATTCGCCTGAATTTTCGGCTTGCCCGCAGAAAGGTTATAGAAGTAATTGTTGATATATTCTGATCCCGGATAGCCCTGCGGATCGAAAACGGCAAAGCCTGAACGGTTCGCGTCTTTTTGATTTATTACCACATTATTCTGTACCTGCGTCCAGAAAGTGTTGTCGTCCTTAAACCGCGAAGCGGTTAATCCGTTACGCTTTGTGGTGATCAGATTATGCAAAATAATGCTTTGTCCCAGCGGGCTGGTGAGCAGGCCACCCATCTTGATTGATGCCCACTGTTTTCCCCGTAAGTCGCCCAAATCATGGATATAATTATTGAACACAAAGCCCGGGCCAACGCGGACCGGCGTAATACTTATCCCCGAGTAAGTGTGTGAAATGTCGTTGTTGTAAACCAGTACATTCTGCTGGCCGCCGTCCACTTCAATGGCATCATCGTTGGAATATGCCAGTACATTGTTATAAATCGCCGAGTCACGGACAAAACCGCCAAGAGGCTCTGCATTCTTGCGCCCTTCAATCACATCATTTAAACGGTGGTCTGCCGTACCGGTGAAGTGATTGTTACGAACAATCACCTGGCCTTTAAATTGCGGGTCAGGATGGTTTGCGTGTGCAAGAAACGCGTTGGGTCCTTTCGGGTGACCATGAGACCAGTCATTGGCAATGGCGCGGGGATCGTGCACGTGACAGTTTTCCACCGTGATCACGCCGGACTGACGAAAGTAAATGGCTGAGTCATAGTTAATCGGGCCGGCATCTTCCATTTCATAGGCAATGCCTTTTTTCATGACGTTCGGCGCCCGGCCCCAGCCGGAAATATCACACTGGTTTATCCAGATATCATGGCCTTTTTCACCATAAATAGCGTGCACTCTCGCGCCTTCTATAGTGATGTTCTCAAAGTAGATATAGCTG encodes the following:
- a CDS encoding right-handed parallel beta-helix repeat-containing protein, encoding MRLSPQSVYASLSLPRNLRTSRPSHFVKVLALGLSCLTVHFAQAASVAPAQPGSVALEKIAAQGVSDLQSAEALVEDLAASKRYGRMLNLLKQDYNEESGEILMMMSRGESLEKATLQLAKRAGSETAMGHVVKSAFILFPLNQADLYHYLQQHLGIRDTLLNKWAENAGVLTEPTMPAPDDKGLFIQPLIESASISVFDVTADTRAELLYRRSGAEQWQQARDLSFEPVNGILTGPVVYLEAGTAYDVKVVLHAPQQPVREIESRFTTRADKPVIDPDKVYKLSDIYKGGMLDLEALGIEGSKDGYAKIVGDAGTVITPDDSDKYAIFTGDNSYIYFENITIEGARVHAIYGEKGHDIWINQCDISGWGRAPNVMKKGIAYEMEDAGPINYDSAIYFRQSGVITVENCHVHDPRAIANDWSHGHPKGPNAFLAHANHPDPQFKGQVIVRNNHFTGTADHRLNDVIEGRKNAEPLGGFVRDSAIYNNVLAYSNDDAIEVDGGQQNVLVYNNDISHTYSGISITPVRVGPGFVFNNYIHDLGDLRGKQWASIKMGGLLTSPLGQSIILHNLITTKRNGLTASRFKDDNTFWTQVQNNVVINQKDANRSGFAVFDPQGYPGSEYINNYFYNLSAGKPKIQANITVPYEFDEAKLNQQIAEALFIKGKTVLLPNSDKYRINNFTRLNEDGTQAIYGIIE